In a genomic window of Diorhabda carinulata isolate Delta chromosome 8, icDioCari1.1, whole genome shotgun sequence:
- the LOC130897602 gene encoding uncharacterized protein LOC130897602, producing MTIASFTIRCKLVVKDNPIEQVMQFRYMGIDISSTHDPVKDLRSHINKASALSGCLRDIVWSKDSKIRIYKTCIRPIMTYGTEVREDTNKTKQMLRVAEMKTLRTIVGKTSRDRVRNTDVKKQCGIQDIVRWGRQRKKQWYNHVRRMDENRKIVLENNPPGSRPPGRPPRRWKDSWQSTSHEKIQRQLQN from the coding sequence ATGACAATCGCGTCCTTCACCATTAGATGTAAGCTGGTGGTGAAGGACAATCCCATAGAACAAGTTATGCAATTCAGATATATGGGCATAGACATATCAAGTACCCATGACCCAGTTAAAGATCTAAGAAGCCATATTAACAAAGCGTCCGCACTATCAGGATGCCTGCGAGATATAGTTTGGTCCAAAGATAgcaaaattagaatatacaagACTTGTATCAGACCCATCATGACGTACGGCACGGAAGTCCGCGAGGACACCAACAAGACAAAACAAATGCTGAGGGTGGCCGAGATGAAAACACTGAGAACAATAGTGGGGAAAACAAGCAGAGACAGAGTGAGAAATACAGATGTCAAAAAGCAATGCGGGATACAAGACATTGTGAGATGGGGAAGACAACGTAAGAAGCAGTGGTACAACCATGTAAGACGGATGGACGAGAACAGAAAaatagtcctagaaaacaaccCGCCCGGCTCAAGGCCTCCCGGGAGACCACCTAGAAGGTGGAAAGATAGTTGGCAATCCACCTCTCATGAAAAGATACAGaggcagcttcagaattaa